The following DNA comes from Hordeum vulgare subsp. vulgare chromosome 3H, MorexV3_pseudomolecules_assembly, whole genome shotgun sequence.
GCCTCGACGACTTCCACCGCTTCCTCTTCTCCGCCGACCTCCACCCGCCCCTCCCCCGGCCGCGGGTCCACCACGACATGTTCAGGCCCCTCTCCCACTACTACGTATGCACCAGCCACAACTCCTACCTCACCGGCAACCAGCTCAGCAGCGACTGCAGCGACGTCCCCATCATCAAGGCCCTGCAGCGCAGCGTCCGGGTCATCGAGCTCGACATGTGGCCCAACTCCGCCAAGGACGACATCATCATCCTCCATGGCAGGTTGCTTTCTGATCCTTTAATTTGCTGCTACCTAGAGTACATACTGCATAACATAGTAGTACTACATGCTATTTGGATGTTGTTCCCCACATCGATCCGGCCTTCACTAGGTTGGACTCTTTCCTCTCCGATGCCAGCGATGATGGAAAATTCCAAGCAAATATCCATTGCACCCTCAGATTCGTAGGTGCATATTTTTGGAAAACAGAAAGCTCCCCTGCTCCATTACTCGAAAGAAACATGGGTATAGAGTGCAACGTTCAGTTTTTAGTTTTACTTGGAAATTAAAACAGGTTCAGTTTGTAATGTCATTAATACTAAGTTTGCTTGTTTCCCTTGAATAATATTTTCTGAGTACAAAACAATTAGCAGTGATTTTGGTATGGGTTAGTTTTTGATGAGGTGCCAAGAAACTTGCTCTATCAGTTGGTGTGGGTACATTTATCATATATGTAGTGTTGTTCTTAAATTAAATTAAATGAGCCACGCGGATCCATCGCACGGACGGAGGAGGAGCAACTGAATCTTTAGTCCTCCAATTTAACCTCACTTAGCTTTGTGGTTCATATAACAAATGATTCATAGAGTATGCCCATACTACTATATGTTCTTTGCCCTTGTGCATCTGCCAATGTCATATGTGCCatctagagacaaacatatgaTAAGTTGACCCAATTATTGATATCCCTATTTGTGGCATTAGTTATTTATTTCTAAAGAATTATTTCGTATAGCTGTTATATACTATCCTTAGTTCCTTACACATAAATTAATATTTTGTTTAATGGTATTAAGCATTCTGGGCAGAATCGGCAGATCAGGCGGGTGACTACAACCATCTACATGGGCAGAGGCATGATCTTTACAATGAAGCACAAAGTTTTCCGGACATTCTTGATAGCGAGTAGATGTATCTAACTATCTAAGTTGTGCGTGCTTATATTAAATGTTGTTCCCTTTCTTTCTTGACATATACAGGAGATGGTTTCCATTAACATCTCATCTCTATGTAGTGTGATGTGCCTGCTTATACTAAAAGTTGTTCCCTTTCTTTCTTGACATATACAGGAGATGCTTTTCATTAACATCTCATCTCTATGCAGTGTGATGGCTACCGTTGATGAAATACAAGATGCTCTGGGTTCCGCTCAGTGCTCTCGCCCTTCGCCTCACGCCGACCTCAAGTGGGGAATGAGATATCCCAGGACAGCCTTCATTGTGAAGGTTGGTGCTAGCCACCAAATTAGCTCTGTTGATTACTTATTCGTTAAGAGCTAATTGGTTCATGTTGTCTGACAGATCTAATCAGCTTCAATCCCCCAGTGATGGAGGGTTTGGATGCTCAGCTTGCAGTAAGCCTGCTATGCCTTGATGCTGCATCGTTGGTATTCACCCATGGTTTTTGTTTCATTCCATTAACCTGTGAGGGTGCTGCTTTTCATAAATCCAAGCATTTAGCAAAGAGGATCGATCAGGATATGGATGGGAATGAACAAACCCTTAAACCTAAAGTCAGCTGTAAATGTACAGATTATTCAGATTATAAAGTTTATTTTATTTACAGTGTACTATTCTCCTATCTTCAGGAGATTGGAGAAAAACTATCATAAATCGGAGGCAGGTCGTTGCTTGGCAAAGAACTCGTACATGTTGTAAGAAAATCAAGGGAGAATCTAGCCATTCAGGTGAAAATAACTTCTTATTTTGGTTTCTGTAAATGTGTACACTATCAAACAAACATCTTAATTATTTGGATTTTCGAAAATTCCTCCTCTCTGAATAAATGAAATGAATCCCCTTTTCCCGTCTCGTCTCTGTAGGTGAAGCATCCAGAGGAGGTGGAGCAGCAAGCCAACATCCATCTTAACCTACCACCTAGCGGCTGGACTGCCCCTTGCAGCGAACATGGTGAGCCCAACTACCCCCTGATCTGAACATCACCTGCACTTTCTACATTTTGGTTGAAGTCTGGTTCAGTTTGTACGTTTCTTTACTTTAGTTCCTCTCTCTCGCTCCCGCCGAGCTGTTTTCTGTGTGCTTCGTGCGTGTGCCGGCACGGTTCGATGCGTGCTAGATAATTTATTTGGTAAATACAGGAAACCAGGATCTTAGATTTACTCATATTGAACATTCACTACTCGTCTACTCCCAATGTTCTCT
Coding sequences within:
- the LOC123440018 gene encoding uncharacterized protein LOC123440018, with the protein product MTCGLRPLPPTSASDNPTQPPSARPPEPWAHTSAASSPSAGITGRTRDRQTTCARSSPATRAAPPQWAPTACAATSSPPWAMPTSTTERARRSAFWTRSGCTGTRTSTPAHAYPRLGHGQLLGLDDFHRFLFSADLHPPLPRPRVHHDMFRPLSHYYVCTSHNSYLTGNQLSSDCSDVPIIKALQRSVRVIELDMWPNSAKDDIIILHGRLLSDPLICCYLEYILHNIVVLHAIWMLFPTSIRPSLGWTLSSPMPAMMENSKQISIAPSDS